A stretch of Elgaria multicarinata webbii isolate HBS135686 ecotype San Diego chromosome 5, rElgMul1.1.pri, whole genome shotgun sequence DNA encodes these proteins:
- the LOC134399708 gene encoding olfactory receptor 52K1-like, whose translation SSSSQHPFFLAGIPGLEHVHTWISIPFCSVFTISLLGNGSLLYVIKTDVSLHKPMFFFLSMLASIDLVLSLTTMPKTLSIFWFSAGEISLTFCLVQMFFLHSFSIMESAVLLAMAFDRYVAICHPLRYNAILTNSLVAKAGLVGLARAVVLMLPLPFLLRRLPFCSSHIIAHCFCEHMAVVRLACANTQFNNIYGIIVAFLVVVLDLSFIGLSYAKILRTVLSLASKEEQLKAFGTCVSHLCAILVFYTPVVLSSIIHRFGHRVAPYIHILLANAYLLFPPMMNPIIYGVKTKQIRERALHLFYRKSF comes from the exons tcttcctcctcgcaGCATCC GTTCTTCCTGGCTGGTATCCCTGGACTGGAACATGTCCACACCTGGATCTCCATCCCTTTCTGCTCTGTGTTCACCATCTCTCTTTTGGGCAATGGCAGCCTTCTCTATGTGATCAAGACAGATGTCAGCCTCCATAAACCCatgttcttcttcctctccatgctGGCCTCCATTGACCTGGTCTTATCTCTCACTACCATGCCCAAAACACTGAGCATCTTCTGGTTCAGCGCCGGGGAGATCAGCTTGACCTTCTGCCTTGTCCAGATGTTTTTCCTCCACTCCTTTTCCATCATGGAGTCTGCTGTGCTCTTGGCCATGGCCTTTGACCGCTACGTGGCAATCTGTCACCCTCTGAGGTACAACGCCATCCTAACCAATTCACTGGTAGCCAAGGCTGGACTGGTTGGCTTGGCACGGGCTGTTGTCCTGATGCTCCCGTTGCCTTTCCTGCTTAGGAGGTTGCCCTTTTGCAGCTCCCACATCATTGCCCACTGCTTCTGTGAGCACATGGCAGTGGTGAGATTGGCCTGTGCTAACACACAGTTCAACAATATCTATGGGATTATTGTTGCTTTCCTTGTGGTGGTGCTTGACTTGAGCTTTATTGGCTTGTCCTATGCCAAGATCCTCAGAACGGTCCTCAGTCTGGCTTCTAAAGAGGAGCAGCTCAAAGCCTTTGGCACTTGCGTCTCGCATTTATGCGCCATATTAGTTTTCTACACTCCTGTAGTTCTCTCATCCATAATACATAGATTTGGCCACCGTGTTGCTCCTTACATACATATCCTGTTGGCCAATGCCTACCTCCTCTTTCCTCCCATGATGAATCCTATCATCTATGGGGTGAAAACAAAGCAGATTCGAGAAAGAGCCCTCCACCTATTCTACCGGAAGAGCTTCTGA
- the LOC134399709 gene encoding olfactory receptor 52D1-like, with the protein MPAASNKSSHHASPSSFLLLGLPGLESVQVWLSIPFCLVYAVALLGNATLLWIIGTDSSLHKPMYLFLSMLALTDMALPTCILPKMLSIFWMGAQEITFAGCLVQMFMIHALCAVESGTLTAMAYDRYVAIRSPLSYTTLLTADRVAKIGAAIAARAFVCVLPFPFLVKRLPFCRSRLIYHSYCEHMAVVKLACGDTTPNNLYGLTLSLVIISGDLAFIFISYGLILHAVFQLPSLEARHKALGTCGAHVGVIVILYTPGLFSFLTHRFGHNVPHHVHIFLANFYLVVPAMLNPLIYGAKTKEIRSRVMRAMGLGKGLP; encoded by the coding sequence ATGCCAGCCGCCTCCAACAAGAGCAGCCACcacgcctccccctcctccttccttcttctgGGTCTTCCAGGTCTGGAGAGCGTACAGGTGTGGCTCTCCATCCCCTTCTGCCTGGTCTACGCTGTGGCTCTCCTGGGCAATGCCACGCTGCTCTGGATCATTGGGACGGATTCCAGCCTGCACAAGCCCATGTATCtctttctctccatgctggcattGACCGACATGGCCTTGCCCACTTGCATCCTTCCCAAGATGCTCAGCATCTTTTGGATGGGTGCCCAGGAGATCACCTTTGCTGGCTGCCTGGTGCAGATGTTCATGATCCATGCGCTCTGTGCGGTAGAGTCAGGGACGCTCACCGCCATGGCTTATGACCGGTATGTGGCCATCCGCTCTCCGCTCAGCTACACAACTCTGCTGACTGCGGACCGCGTGGCCAAGATTGgcgctgccatcgccgcccgggCCTTCGTATGTGTCCTGCCTTTCCCTTTCCTGGTGaagaggctgccattttgtcgCTCCCGACTTATTTACCACTCGTACTGCGAACATATGGCGGTCGTGAAACTAGCATGTGGGGATACCACACCCAACAACCTCTACGGGCTGACCCTGTCCCTTGTCATAATCAGCGGGGACCTGGCCTTCATCTTCATCTCCTACGGGCTGATCCTGCACGCCGTGTTCCAGCTGCCCTCTCTGGAGGCACGGCACAAAGCCCTGGGCACCTGTGGGGCCCACGTGGGCGTCATAGTCATCCTGTACACACCaggcctcttctccttcctcaccCACCGCTTCGGGCACAATGTCCCTCACCACGTTCACATCTTCTTGGCTAACTTCTATTTGGTGGTTCCAGCCATGCTCAACCCCCTCATCTATGGGGCCAAGACTAAGGAGATCCGCAGCCGGGTGATGAGGGCGATGGGCCTGGGAAAGGGTCTGCCCTAG